Proteins encoded in a region of the Raphanus sativus cultivar WK10039 chromosome 8, ASM80110v3, whole genome shotgun sequence genome:
- the LOC108822826 gene encoding uncharacterized protein LOC108822826 — MTRGSQRERDRERAAARAGGKGKNADDGLTPEQRRERDGKALQEKAAKKAAQAAAAAASGGSKGTAKK, encoded by the exons ATGACTC GTGGAAGTCAGAGAGAGCGTGACCGTGAAAGAGCTGCAGCTCGTGCTGGAGGAAAGGGAAAGAATGCTGACGACGGGTTGACGCCTGAGCAACGCCGTGAAAG aGATGGAAAAGCATTGCAAGAGAAGGCAGCAAAGAAGGCTGCTCAAGCTGCAGCCGCTGCAGCTTCTGGTGGAAGCAAAGGAACTGCTAAGAAATGA
- the LOC130494680 gene encoding receptor-like cytoplasmic kinase 1 isoform X1, whose amino-acid sequence MVMVSVMLMILDQCQLTSLLVSLHFLISLLPTPFWLHVCIIFDFPKGDSGSHYLRSDPPMNQPVVHMEPISVPAIPADELSDVTDNYGSKALIGEGSYGRVFHGVTSAINKLDSSKQPDQEFLSQISMVSRLRHENGIALVGYIVDGPFRVLAYEYAPNGSLHDVLHGRKGVKGALRGPVMTWQQRVKIAVGAARGLKYLHEKVNPQVNHRDIKSSNVLLFDDDVAKIGDFDLSNQAPDMANLTNTIQTRRHVWLVNQSNNTRSLTNSTQTVGHDGILDPCN is encoded by the exons ATGGTGATGGTTTCCGTAATGCTGATGATACTAGACCAATGCCAACTCACGTCCCTGCTGGTATCTCTCCACTTCCTAATATCATTACTCCCCACTCCTTTTTGGCTTCATGTGtgtattatttttgattttcctAAAGGTGACAGTGGAAGCCACTATCTAAGATCTGATCCACCCATGAATCAGCCTGTTGTTCATATGGAGCCTATTTCTGTACCAGCCATTCCTGCTGATGAGCTGAGTGATGTAACCGATAACTACGGTTCCAAGGCCTTGATCGGTGAGGGCTCTTATGGAAGGGTGTTTCACGGTGTAACATCTGCTATCAATAAACTTGATTCTAGCAAGCAGCCTGACCAAGAATTTCTTTCCCAG atATCAATGGTTTCGAGATTGCGACACGAGAATGGTATTGCACTTGTGGGTTATATTGTTGATGGCCCTTTTCGTGTTCTTGCTTATGAGTATGCTCCTAACGGATCTCTTCATGATGTCCTTCATG GCCGAAAAGGTGTGAAAGGAGCGCTGCGAGGTCCTGTTATGACGTGGCAACAGAGAGTCAAAATCGCTGTTGGTGCAGCCAGAGGACTCAAGTACTTGCACGAGAAGGTCAACCCTCAGGTTAACCACCGAGACATCAAATCCAGCAACGTGCTTCtctttgatgatgatgttgCCAAGATTGGTGATTTCGATCTCTCTAATCAAGCGCCTGACATGGCTAATCTAACTAATACTATCCAGACCAGACGACATGTCTGGCTCGTCAATCAGTCCAACAACACTCGTTCTTTGACTAACTCAACTCAGACGGTAGGACATGATGGTATACTAGATCCTTGTAACTAA
- the LOC130494680 gene encoding receptor-like cytoplasmic kinase 1 isoform X2 encodes MSCFGWCGYGDGFRNADDTRPMPTHVPAGDSGSHYLRSDPPMNQPVVHMEPISVPAIPADELSDVTDNYGSKALIGEGSYGRVFHGVTSAINKLDSSKQPDQEFLSQISMVSRLRHENGIALVGYIVDGPFRVLAYEYAPNGSLHDVLHGRKGVKGALRGPVMTWQQRVKIAVGAARGLKYLHEKVNPQVNHRDIKSSNVLLFDDDVAKIGDFDLSNQAPDMANLTNTIQTRRHVWLVNQSNNTRSLTNSTQTVGHDGILDPCN; translated from the exons ATGAGCTGTTTCGGTTGGTGTGGGTATGGTGATGGTTTCCGTAATGCTGATGATACTAGACCAATGCCAACTCACGTCCCTGCTG GTGACAGTGGAAGCCACTATCTAAGATCTGATCCACCCATGAATCAGCCTGTTGTTCATATGGAGCCTATTTCTGTACCAGCCATTCCTGCTGATGAGCTGAGTGATGTAACCGATAACTACGGTTCCAAGGCCTTGATCGGTGAGGGCTCTTATGGAAGGGTGTTTCACGGTGTAACATCTGCTATCAATAAACTTGATTCTAGCAAGCAGCCTGACCAAGAATTTCTTTCCCAG atATCAATGGTTTCGAGATTGCGACACGAGAATGGTATTGCACTTGTGGGTTATATTGTTGATGGCCCTTTTCGTGTTCTTGCTTATGAGTATGCTCCTAACGGATCTCTTCATGATGTCCTTCATG GCCGAAAAGGTGTGAAAGGAGCGCTGCGAGGTCCTGTTATGACGTGGCAACAGAGAGTCAAAATCGCTGTTGGTGCAGCCAGAGGACTCAAGTACTTGCACGAGAAGGTCAACCCTCAGGTTAACCACCGAGACATCAAATCCAGCAACGTGCTTCtctttgatgatgatgttgCCAAGATTGGTGATTTCGATCTCTCTAATCAAGCGCCTGACATGGCTAATCTAACTAATACTATCCAGACCAGACGACATGTCTGGCTCGTCAATCAGTCCAACAACACTCGTTCTTTGACTAACTCAACTCAGACGGTAGGACATGATGGTATACTAGATCCTTGTAACTAA